TCTACACAGTGTGACAGTTAGATTAAATCAGCACAGTTATAGGCAGCAAGCCAGAACCCAACCACAGACTAGAAATCAGCCAGCACTAGGACCCACAATAAATACAACCAAGAGGCACAAAACTCGACAGCATAACAGGAGCAAGGAGAGAACTATTACTTACTCAAGGCCATGAAATGCTGGGGACCTTCAAAACAGCAACGCAACGGAGGTCATACCTGTATGATAGCCAGGAGAGAAACACCTTGGAGGTAGTTTTCAGTACAGGCTGGTAGAAGCTGGGAGGGTGGCAAGCGCTATAGTCCACAAACATCCaaggcacattgactctgtatgcaATATTGTACTATTGTCCAGTGTGTTTACAGCCAGATGAACCATAGGTAGATGGAGACCAACAAAAATCTGTACAAATTTTTTCAGCGACAAACTGATGGGACCAAGGACATGCTTGCTGCCATCTTAAAAAGTGGGTGTGGCTTcagtttaatatgacatgtagcctatttgaaatgacGAGTGATTCTCACGTTCACCCTTTCATGTTTATTaaaatacttttcattcaaatcatatggtttggtttcagtacttcaaaaccaaatggtaggtccaagtcacaacaacagactgGTGTTGGTTAtattgtgattttaatgaatggagcgaATCTGTCCCCCCCCCGTGAGGACAGAGCGGTTTTTAGAAGAGCGGTTGGAAAAGGAAGTGCCGACCACTCAACTATGCTCACATACTCTGTACCGAAAACACATAGgcgcatacactgagtgtacaaaacattaggaacaccttcctagtattcagttgcaccccattttgccctgagaacagcctcaattcgttggggaatggactctacaaggtgtcgaaagcgtttcacagggatgctgcccATGTAGACTTCAATGTTTCCtactgttgtgtcaagttggctggatgtcctttgggtggtggaccattgtttaTACCCACGGGAAACATGACACCTACTACTACCCCGTTCAAAGCAttgaaatattttgtcttgcacattcaccctctgaatgtgtCTCACTCTCCCTGTGTGTTGCAGGTTAGTGCTCAGTGTGAGTGTCAGCACAACACAGCAGGTGTAAACTGTGAGAAATGTGCTGATCTCTACAACGACCTGCCCTGGAGATCTGCagaggagggaaacacacacacctgcaaacGTACGCAACCACTGATGCCTTAATACACCGACTGCATCTTTTTGATTATTTGCATGTGTGCAGGAGTAGGAGGACTTTACTAAAGTAGCGCATAATCAGCAAATAAAAGTCATCTTCCTATGGAGACTGAACACCCTCAGTACAGTTGCGAGTGAGTGGACGGAACACATGCAGCCACAGATGCGTTGATATGATATGTTGAATATTTCCTCTGGTGCTGCCCCCTGTAGGTTGTGAGTGTAACAACCACGCCCAGCGGTGCCGTTTCGACCCATCTGTGTATGAGGCGAGCGGATGGAGGAGTGGGGGAGTGTGTGAGGGCTGTCTGCACCACACAACCGGGCCCAAATGTGACCGCTGTGCCCCTGGATACCAACTCAACCACCGGAGCAGCATAGACCAGCCTGATGCCTGCACACGTGAGTGATCTTAAGACCGGGTTTAATAATATATATTCATCAAATACTACTGCCTTTATTCCTCGTTCTCTCCTACTATAGGTTTAATCAGCACCACAATATGCTGCAGTGTTCTAATATCTTTGTTGTGTTTTGTTCCCTGTGTTTTGTACAGGCTGCCATTGCAGTGCAGAGGGGGCGGAGAATGGGGGTCGGTGTGATGATGTCACAGGGTCGTGTCGCTGCAAGATGGGATACTATGGCCTGACTGCCTCCAACCTTCTGGGCTGCACGAGTGAGTCGCCTTTCACCCTTGACCCTGAACCCGTTCATAAACTCTCCCTGTGTTATGATTACTTACAACTGTATTCGCCATACTGTGGTGGTGTCCAGAATGTATGTGTATGTCTATCCCCATCTGACTGTATGTCTTCTCCAGAGTGCTTCTGCAGTGCAGAGGGCTccctgtccagtgtgtgtgaccCTGTGAGCGGTCAGTGTCCCTGTCGACCTTACCACCAGGGGCTGACTTGTGAACTCTGTTCCCGTGGTTACTGGAACCCCTCCTCCCCCCACGGCTGTGAGCCTTGTCGCTGTGACCCCACCAACTCCCATGGTGACACCTGCGACCGGAGTACGGGTCAGTGTCAGTGCAGGTCAGGGTTCGGAGGTCGTACCTGTACAGAATGCCCTGACAACACTTACGGAGACCCCCTCATTGGCTGCAGACGTAAGTGACCGGTCGTGTTCTGTCATAGAAAGGTTCAAAGGTTCTTAGACATGCTTTGTTCAATGCTTTGATCAATTCAGTCCAAATGGACAACTAAGTCAAACAATTTCTTTCCTCTTCATGTCgccctccctttctctgtctccctctctctccacctcctccctctctccctctctctgcagtgtgtcagTGTGCTGCTGGAGGCATGGTACCAGGAGGCTGTGATAAGCGTACAGGGGCCTGCCGGTGCCGTATTGGTGTCATAGGTACTCGTTGCGATGCCTGTAGCCGTGGCCATGTTTACTCCTTTCCCGACTGTGAAGTCTGCCCCTCCTGCTTCTTCTCTCTGGACTCCTACATCCAGAACCTCACCCTGGGCCTAGAGAGACTCTCCGCCAGAATCCCCTCTCGTCCTGGTGGCTCGTTGCCCACCGGTCTGGGTCTCCGCATCCAGGCCTTGGAGGCCACTCTCATCCAGATACGTGACTCTCTCCCACTCCCATCTCCCTCTATGAGACAAGTCAACGACGCCCTCTTTCAGCTACGCAGACTAAGGTAGGGAGATGTTCGGATGTCCCTGGGAAAACGTAGAACGTCCAAATAAAAGTGGGCATCAGATTCCATAACCTGCAATACTTTGCTTTCAAAATGAGATATTTTCATTGTCCAAATGTAAACACCCCTAGATCTGAAGGCCACTGTCCTTCATTACCTAGCTCACTATCCCTCATCCCCATTGTAATCGTCCAGGGACCAGTTAGATCAGGTGGATGGGGATCTGTCACCCCAAGGCAGAGGCCTCGAGCTGGGCTCACAGCTGGACGAGTTGCAGGCTCTCCTGGGCGGTCTGGGTTTGCTGTACAACTCCAAGAGAGATGCTCTAAGGAACCCTATCAACTCCAACAATGCAGGTGAGAGAGATACGCCACCGCAGAACTGTGAGCACCATCCGTGTGTGACCACAAAAAGGCTCAGTGAGGAATTTAGAATCCAGAAATCAAAATTAGAACCATACCGACTTGAGACCCGTCTGGTTTTGTTTTAGCTCATTTATGGCTGCTAACACAGCTGTTTGTCTGTCGTCTTGGTTTGTTCTCTCTCAGGGGCCTTCTCTTCTATAAAGAATGCCTATGATGAGTCCACGGATGCGGCAAAGAGTGTGGATGCTAGTGGGAAGACTGTAGATCAATCTTCAGCGGTCAGAGAGGACGCTCTTGACCTCCAGAACCAGGTTCAACCAGAAAACACCAGAGACCTGGAGAAACTCAACCAGCAGCTGAACACCAAACCTGACCTCTCACCCACTGCCAAACAGGTAAgcttaaccctagccttaaccctagacctagccttaacccttaaccctagacctagccctagccttaaccaaagacctagccataaccctagctttaacccttaaccctaaaccctagacCTAGCCTTAAGCCTTAACCCTAGACCTAGCCTTAACCAAAgacctagccataaccctagctttaacccttaaccctaaaccctagacctagcctaaccctagctttaacccttaaccctaaaccctagacCTAGCCTTAACCCTAGCTTTAAACCTTAGCCCtagccctagccttaaccctagaCCTagccctacccttaaccctaactccaccTTAACGTGACGGTGTATTTTTATTCAGGTGTGTGGCAGTGTGCGCTCTGCCCCTTGTACCCCTGCCCAGTGTGATGGTGAGCTGTGCCCTGCGGAGGGGGCGCCACCCTGTGGTCGTGGCGAGAGTTGCGTTGGGGCTCTGCCTTTGGGGACCCGAGCTGTGAGGGATGCTGAGGAGGTAAAGGACAGACTGCAGCAGCTCAATGGGAAGATCACACAGGCTGCTGCACAGGTAGGAGGTGACACTTGTTtgtttactgtatgttataacctATAAAACTGTTTATTGGGTTTGAATACTGACATGTAGTATATGTCCTTCAGTCAATGAAGTGGTTTGTTTCATCATATGGCGCTCAATGCTTTGCTCCTTTCTCCATTCAATGCACAGATCCAGAAAACACAGGACACGGTCAATCTGGTCAGACAGTCCACGGACGATCTGGTCAATCAGATGAGGCGGGCCAGGGATGACTTGGAGGCAGATCTGCAGGAGACAAGATACTTTGTTAAAGAGCTGAAGGACTTCCTGTCAGGTGACACATTGACGGTTATGTTCCAGTACCTTCAATAACCTATTTACACTGTTTTATTAGTAGTAAAGGTATTGAAGTAGTAGTATTGCATCTTTGTGAGTGTGTAGTTCACTGACattcccctcatctctcccttccccctctctaacactctttctcatcctccctcctgcaatcctcttctctctctccctcactccttgaCTCCAGACCCGTCATCAGACCCGACAGACATCAGCACGGTGAGTGAGTGGATCTTGAACGCCAAGCTGCCTCTCAGTCTGGCAGCTCTGAAGAGGAAGCTTCAGGAGATCAGAGCCCTGGCGGCAGGACTCCCAGACAGCAAAGCAGTCCTGGACCAGGCTGGACCACAGCTCGACACTGCCCGGCGCCTGCTACAGGAGGCCCAGGACGCCAGGTATAACACCTTATGACCTCTTATGTCAGTCTTATGACAGGGCTGTGTACTGGAAGCCGCCATGGTTCAAGTAAAGTGTTAGTTGTAATTGATGTCATGTATGAAAATGCTGTGTGGTTTCAGAAGTCCCTTTAACGTTACTAAGACTGCTGTGAACGTTGCCGTAAGGTTGCTGTAACATTGTCCTAACTTTGTTGTGTGCTGTGTGACAGGGACGCTGGGCTAGGTGTGAAGGATGATGTTGACGGGTGGCTGGAGGGCTTCACAGCCGTGGACGGCTCCCTCTCTGGCCTGAACGACAAAGTGCAGGACAGCTTGGACATAGTGGAAGACATCAGCAACAGTCTCGCACAGGTGAGCGAGAGATGAACGAGTCCATTTGAGCTAATGTGCTCCAATAAGTACAATTACGCTTTCAAACTAGTCTGACACTGATTGTTTTGCCTCCATTTTTCCAAATCCTTCACAGCTTCTTACCTTACTATTCCTCTCTCATTTtgatcccctcctccctccagaccAAGGCCCAGTTGACTCCCGCGGTGAAGGCTCTAGGGGAGGTGtctgccctggctgagggaatgAAACCTCAGCTGGAGGGGCTCAAGGCGCTGGTGCGCTCTGGAGGTCTGCTGGCCCAGAATGCTGAGGGAGAGGCCAATAACGCTAACAAGGAGGCAGATGCTGCGaccagggtgagtgtgtgttaaagtatatgtgtgtgtgtggtactgttcATGCATGCCTactgtttatacatgtgtgtatgtgtacgtgtatgtcagtggaggctgctggcggaagggcggctcataataatgactggaacggagcatgtttgatgtatttgataccattccactcattcggCTCCAGACATTACcgcgagcccgtcctccccaattaaggtgccaccaacctcctgtggtgtgtgtgtccatgtgtttgcccgtgtctgtgtgtgtgtgtgtgtgtgtgctaaactGCCTGTCTCTTTGTTTATAGGACCTGGCGTCCCTGGAGAAGCAGCTGGAGCAGCTGCGTGCTGCAGAGAGGACCAGTGGTCATGGCGATGGGACGGGGACGACAGGTGAGCGTCTCCGGAAGCTGCAGGAGGAGGCTGGTTCTCTGGCCCAGGACACTGGAGACATAATGAAGGCACTAGCAGGTACGGAGGAGGATAGCGAGGGGATACAAACACACCTggcaaatttgatttgatttgactgtttGCACAGCCCATCCAGTATGCAGGCATAATGCGTTTGTGGAACATTGGCTCGATTCATTCCATATTGCTGAAGTTCAGCGTTATGGCGAGATTGAAATGATTTAatggtaatttccgattgagccgacatatgctaGTCTGGCTAACACCTAACTCTCAACGTCCTCCTGACTTCATAGTCTGAAATGGCTCTTTGATATTTTCGGCACAATGTGTCGATGATGAAGGGGGCTGTGCTTTTACTGGTTGGCTCTCCTCTTTCTCACTTAAAACCCCCCACATGCAAAGCCACACACAGCCGCAGAGCGCCGCCCGCTTCCATTACAATGGTTGGATTTTCTAATCCAAACAACGAGAGGTTTCAATCTTCAGAACTACGGATTGAATCGAGCACTAAAGGCACTGATTGCTGAAATGATGAGGATCATTCCCCTCTCTggcttttttaaatatatttgacaTGTGATGAATTtgcgctgtatatagcctcactactgttattttactgctgctctttatctatttgttatttttattttttaactcatatattttttactttacacTTACTTAAAACTGCAtagttggttaattaagggcttgtaagtaagcatttcactgtaaggtctactacacctgttgtattcagagcatgttacaaatcaaatttgatttgatatacagtggggcaaaaaagtatttagtcagccaccaattgtgcaagttctcccacttaaaaagatgagagaggactgtaattttcatcataggtacacttcaactatgacagacaaaatgagaaaaaaaaatccagaaaatcacattgtaggattttttattaatttatttgcgaattatggtggaaaataagtatttggtcacctacaaacaagcaagatttctggctctcacagacctgtaacttctcctttaagagactcctctgtcctccactcgttacctgtattaatggcacctgtttgaacttgttatcagtataaaagacacctgtccacaacctcaaacagtcacactccaaacttcactatggccaagaccaaagagctgtcaaaggacaccagaaacacaattgtagacctgcaccaggctgggaagactgaatctgcaataggtaagcagcttggtttgaagaaatcaactgtgggagcaattattaggaaatggaagacatacaagaccactgataatgtccctcgatctggggctccacgcaagatctcaccccttggggtcaaaatgatcacaacggtgagcaaaaatcccagaaccacacggggggacctagtgaatgacctgcagagagctgggaccaaagtaacaaagcctaccatcagtaacacactacgccgccagggactcaaatcctgcagtgccagacgtgtcctcctgcttaagccagtacatgtccaggcccgtctgaagtttgctagagagcatttggatgatccagaagaagattgggagaatgtaatatggtcagatgaaaccaaaatagaactttttggtaaaaactcaactcgtcgtgtttggaggacaaagaatgctgagttgcatccaaagaacaccatacctactgtgaagcatgggggtggaaacatcatgctttggggctgtttttctgcaaagggaccaggacgactgatccgtgtaaaggaaagaatgaatggggccatgtatcgtgagatcttgcgtgaaaacctccttccatcagcaagggcattgaagatgaaatgtggctgggtctttcagcatgacaatgatcccaaacacaccgcccgggcaacgaaggagtggcttcgtaagacgcatttcaaggtcctggagtggcctagccagtctccagatctcaaccccatagaaaatctttggagggagttgaaagtccgtgttgcccagcaacagccccaaaacatcactgctctagaggatatctgcatggaggaatgggccaaaataccagcaacagtgtgtgaaaaccttgtgaagacttacagaaaacgtttgacctctgtcattgccaacaaagggtatataacaaagtattgagataaactttagttatttaccaaatacttattgtccaccataatttgcaaataaattcataaaaaatcctacaatgtgatttctggattttttttctcattttgtctgtcatagttgaagtgtacctatgatgaaaattacaggcctctctcatctttttaagtgggagaacttgcacaattggtggctgactaaatacttttttgccccactgtatatatatatatatatatatgtaaataaaaaaacattcccctctcttcctgttcctgcTCTCcgccccctctttctcctctctcctcctctatgttcAGGTAAAGCAGACTCTCTGCGTAGACTACAGGATGAGGTCCTACTGAAGTCCCAGAGGCTGACTGGTCTGGACGGCAAACTGCGGGACCTCCTGGCTGACATGAGACAGAAGGTCAAGATCCTCTCCACCTGCCAGGGCTGAGAGGTAAAAGGGCAGAGGTCATCCTCAAATAGCCTCTTCATTGAGATAGAGGAGCGATGTTATTTATTTTGTCCCATTTTGTAGAATAAATGTcccaataaatatattttttcatgaCGTGCGGTTTTTAACTTTATCACATCCCAGTGACATCATTAGGCCTGGGATTTCTGGGGCTGCAGCCCTGAATGTTTTTGGTCCAGCCTCAAACCTTTTGATGAATATATAAATTGCAGGCTGTATGTCTGATATGAGTTCCCATACTGGCCTATCACTTACACGCTAGGCAGTATGCCATAGAGACTGTTACGGAGTCTAGTTGACAAGGCTATTGAACCAGACAttggtgtctgtctttattcctttatccaacatatcatactgaaacaGAGACTGTCATGATTTTAGCATTACTTTGCTGAAAACTGTGTGTCACTAGCCCAAACCGTTCAAAAGATGTGATCCATTTTAACGgagatatgttttatttatttttttactatcgTGAATTCTCTGGAAGCATAAAGATAAATAAACCGTGTCCTTGCCGCTTCAAAACCAGGCTACTTGGGGATTGCTAATTAGATGATTTGTTGAATAACAAACAAGCTTGTTCAGTCACGATACCTTAttagctaacaacctggtaactgGACAGGCACACATTTGGTTTAAGATGGCACACGGAGAAAGAGATAGTGTACGTTTTATCCTAGTGGGGGGAGGGGGAAAAATAAATAGAGTGTGTAAATAGAGTGTAGTCTTGGGTAGATTTGGACTATGCCATGTTGTCTTCAGGAGATTTTCTGTTTCATTTCTTTCCTTCACATTAGCTGATGTAAGATAGTGGAACAATTCCTATTCCTTATGATGTGCTATCCTATTATAGGATAATGAGTGTGTTTGTCAGCAAGAACAGTACTGTTATTCCTCATAAATCTTTTATTATTACACTTCTTCCCAATTTTGCTGGTGTAACTACTTATTTGAAATCTAATTTGCCTAAATTAGAAGAGACTTTCCATGTCATGTGGGTATGCTTTCCATGTCATGTGGATATGCTATGTCATGGTCATGTGGGTATATACGCTATGTCATGGTCATGTGGGTATATACGTTATATACGCTATGTCATGGTCATAAAAACAAGAATAGCCCATATTGAAATGCCTGTTACATCAATTATTCTATGTATTTTAGTAGTGTACACAAGCTGCTAGGCAGTGATGGTAAGGGGACTCTCAATAGCTCATAAACGCAAACGATCTTGCCCATGTAATGTAAGATGACAAGAGTCGGCAACTAGTCAGCCCCACCACCTATAGATTTTTCTTGATTGTGGGGTGACTTGAAGAAATTAATTGTTATAGCATAAACATTTTCAAACCCCCTGCACTTGGGAATTTCTTTCTTCAAGCTgtattttaaagggatagttcacccactTTGTAGAAAAGGCTCTCATTTGCAATATACTTTTTAGGGAACTGTCCCTTTAATTGCACTTTTTTTTTGTTAACTTTGCCTTTAACTGCAGACACTTCTGAGCCATCACAATATAGGCTTTTGGGCACTGGAtacctctatacatctctatgctTTTTATTGtttggatttgtgtgtgttttgtattgttgGTATTGCTACACTGCTAGAGCTAGACatctgcgataacatctgcaaaatatgtgtacacggccaataacatttgattttgctCTGAGCGCACCTGCAACCAATTCCCTTATTAAATACCTGAGTTCCCTTTGTCTTTAGTTCAGTACCAAAGATCCCATGCCTCTTGAAAATACTCTCCAGCGTTTATCCCCTTTCGTTTCTATTATCTGTGCATCCAATACCCAACGTGAGTAAACCGCAATATTGTTTCCATTTTACTTTCTTGTTTCATGTGTGAATGTATGAGCATTTAATGATGCGCTGTCGTATCAGTAGTGGTAGACTGTTGAGTTGTTGCAGCATGTTGCATATGGACATTAATAATTCAGATATTTTGTATATCCTTCAAAGATTGATGATACTGACATGGAAATAATGGGTATGATAATTATGTTCATGTTTATTCTTTATATGACATTTCCTAACGCAAATGTTTAgctttctatgttgtgtttattatttttagcACACAAGTCAATAATGAATTATGATTTATTGTAGAAAATAAACGGGAGCTGCAGCTCTCTAAACCGAAACCCCACGTCTCTCCCCCATCCTTGTCCTCTAACCGGGATACCTGTATCAGCTCCTCACAGTTAAGtcctttagcagacgctcttatccagattgatttacaggagcaattagggttcagTGACTTaatcaagggcacatcaacagttCAAGGCTTCTTCGCTCACCCATGTCAACAACCGACATCAGAATAGGCAACCTGCCTTTGACAttgtttttattacatttttggcaCAATTCTCTCATCTCTCAATGTTCAGATTGATGCATTTAGCTGTTGAAATTCAAAATGTTGTCCCTGGGAATGGATCCCCCTTATAGCTCAATGGGCTAAAGCCTACAATGTCCTCAAATCCTAGAAACTCCCCTGCTGCGACCTACATTCCACCAATAGCTGTAGAGTAGCCTCGTTTGACCATCCTGATATCCGGAGCTGACATTCTGCCACAAGGATTCAGTGATGCTAACGCTTTTACGTTTGTTTTGTGCAAAGCCCCTCAGCTACAATAGTTCAATCATAGGAGGCTCAGACTGGTGGAGGTGAAATGAAATGAGAGCGCAGTGGTCAGGATGGTGGATTAGGCCGAAGAGGAGAGATTTGTGAGGGTAGAAAAGTATAGAAGAGGACGATTTACATTGAAGTTTTttatttagaaacaaaacaaagAAGCAAAGTATAGTGCTTGTGGTTTATAAGATAGCGTCTCCAGTGAAACAGTTACAATGGCATCGACACTACAAGAGGAACTCTACAGCAGTTTATGGCATAAAAGTGGCACATGTGATCATCTCTGTACGTAAAGTGATGTTATTATTAAACAGGACCACTTTAAGTAGAGTAGTAACCATCTTCTCTGACAGGGAATAATGTCAACCCTCCTCAACCCCAAAGTCATTGTTATGACATGAGCGTTAGGGTTCAAACAATGGGTCAACGTCATTCAAACCTGTGGGCAAGATTCACAAGTCAAAATCCTTACATTTAGGATTATAAAAAAAACTAATAATTCACACAATACAAAAGCACACGGCGTCGATTAAACGCTTGACATCAATGACATCGCAAAGCACTTCCCCCTTGAATAAATGTCATGCAGATTTCATAAACTCTACAATGAAATCATTATTTGACCAGATTTTTATCCATACATTTTCTTCAGATCCACAGGACTCTGGTTTCTCCAGATCCATTAGTAGGAACAGATGTGAGTGAATGAAGAACAGTTTAATTTAGTTCAGACAGCAACACAAAGTAGCCAAAGCCAATTAATGAGTTACAATCTAGCCGTCACAGCGATCATATCAGAAACAAATATTCAAAGAAATGACATTGTTTTCCATAGGTCAATAAACATTCACAGGTTACATACATTGCAAATACAGTACGTCTTTGTATACTTCAAATGTACATTTTCTGTTGAAATATAAGTGAAGAACAGTTTAATTTAGTTCAGACAGCAACACAAAGTAGCCAAAGCCAATTAATGAGTTACAATCTAGCCGTCACAGCGATCATATCAGAAACAAATATTCAAAGAAATGACATTGTTTTCCATAGGTCAATAAACATTCACAGGTTACATACATTGCAAATACAGTACGTCTTTGTATACTTCAAATGTACATTTTCTGTTGAAATATAAGTACAGAATGTACACTCTTCTAAACATCGACAGTGGCTTGGGTCAAAGAAATTTAAAAGTTTACATTTGTGCGAGTGTAAATGTACTACGTTGTAGTTGGGTAGGAATCTCAGGTCTTCCTGTGTTCTCTGGATAAGGTTCGGGCCCTGGCCCTTGCTACGGGCCTCTGGGCATCTCAGAGGAACACTACAGAGTACTACTCCTGAACCAGCAGGAGGCAGCTGACACCTGTAGAGTGGCTCAAACTTCTTGACTGCAACACTGCAGAAACACTGGATGGGCGTGGGGAGTGTAAATCCACATGAAGATTCATATAATTCATGTGAGAGTTTTCCTATCAACTCTCCGTTGATTGTGTACATGAGTGTATGCAAGCACATGTGCATTGTGTATTTGAGACCTATTTACCTTTAAGCCAATGAATTGATCCTTAGGTCAATCAATCACATAACAGAACACACCCCAGTCTGCATGGTGTGTCCATTCCTATTGGTCGCCCTGTCAATGGCATCACAGCTGAAACAGACAGCAAAAAGCAAAGCCTTAAGAACCACAGATTTTACACTTTGGACATAactcaacaaccccccccccccccccagaatgaCATATATTCCCCTCCCCTCAGTCCACTTGGACTCACCTCTTAGCTGCCTCGAATGAGGAGCAATTCTCTGCGTTACATGTCTCCATAACGACCGGCGTGTGCCTGGGCTCGCTGTGACTGGCTCTCAGGCCCCGGCACTGCACCTCCGGAGGGGTCACTGGGATTGGGGGGTTGCCGTTGGTGTCCTTGGCGGTGATGTTGTTGACGCCCTGCTGAGTATTCTGGGAGTTGCAGGGGATAGGTGGGAGAGGGGCATCAGGGTCGGCGTGGGCCAACTGCAGCTTCTTCATGTGGTTGATGGCTGCTGTGGCGTTGAAGGCTTGCTGTAACAAACACACAGGAAGATTaggatttatatattttttttatgaataATCATGttttgatgataataataatagtaacgtAAGTATGATAGCATATTGTATGTAGCCCTATGACATGTtgctcaccctccatttggactTGGCAAAGTTCTTCTGGATCTGCATGCTGACTGATTCATAGATGTCCTGATCCCTCGCTGTCTTCCCAATGATCCTGCAACAGGAAATGACATTGTTAGAGCCACCAGGAACAAAGAATAAACAAGAAATAGTGAGATCCCCAGACACTGATCTTAGATCGGTTTTCTATTTTCCCCCTGAGGGGAGGGTGGACTGATCCTGGATCTGTGTGTGACTCACCAGGGGTGTCTGAGGGCC
This is a stretch of genomic DNA from Oncorhynchus clarkii lewisi isolate Uvic-CL-2024 chromosome 17, UVic_Ocla_1.0, whole genome shotgun sequence. It encodes these proteins:
- the LOC139370816 gene encoding laminin subunit beta-3-like, with product MWILFHLAALTAVAVTQRDCSRGACYPPMGDLLLGREHQLHASSTCGLTGSEVFCTYFGQWRMKCCTCDSRNPSSQLAHTIQNVLSTAGPNRWWQARKDVSPVTLQLDLKNMFQLDTIILTFKGPRPSALVVERTLDNGQTWQPSLYMASDCRSAFPGIAMTMPRSLDQTYCYTLPPVPANSYQDQTIQFSPLGQFSSISVPNGQKIQEVSGLTGLRVKLTELGAVPRLPGRTPSLFYALGEMRVMGTCLCHGHANRCLQDTTAYQMPSTQVSAQCECQHNTAGVNCEKCADLYNDLPWRSAEEGNTHTCKRCECNNHAQRCRFDPSVYEASGWRSGGVCEGCLHHTTGPKCDRCAPGYQLNHRSSIDQPDACTRCHCSAEGAENGGRCDDVTGSCRCKMGYYGLTASNLLGCTKCFCSAEGSLSSVCDPVSGQCPCRPYHQGLTCELCSRGYWNPSSPHGCEPCRCDPTNSHGDTCDRSTGQCQCRSGFGGRTCTECPDNTYGDPLIGCRLCQCAAGGMVPGGCDKRTGACRCRIGVIGTRCDACSRGHVYSFPDCEVCPSCFFSLDSYIQNLTLGLERLSARIPSRPGGSLPTGLGLRIQALEATLIQIRDSLPLPSPSMRQVNDALFQLRRLRDQLDQVDGDLSPQGRGLELGSQLDELQALLGGLGLLYNSKRDALRNPINSNNAGAFSSIKNAYDESTDAAKSVDASGKTVDQSSAVREDALDLQNQVQPENTRDLEKLNQQLNTKPDLSPTAKQVCGSVRSAPCTPAQCDGELCPAEGAPPCGRGESCVGALPLGTRAVRDAEEVKDRLQQLNGKITQAAAQIQKTQDTVNLVRQSTDDLVNQMRRARDDLEADLQETRYFVKELKDFLSDPSSDPTDISTVSEWILNAKLPLSLAALKRKLQEIRALAAGLPDSKAVLDQAGPQLDTARRLLQEAQDARDAGLGVKDDVDGWLEGFTAVDGSLSGLNDKVQDSLDIVEDISNSLAQTKAQLTPAVKALGEVSALAEGMKPQLEGLKALVRSGGLLAQNAEGEANNANKEADAATRDLASLEKQLEQLRAAERTSGHGDGTGTTGERLRKLQEEAGSLAQDTGDIMKALAGKADSLRRLQDEVLLKSQRLTGLDGKLRDLLADMRQKVKILSTCQG